One Halorientalis litorea DNA segment encodes these proteins:
- the thiC gene encoding phosphomethylpyrimidine synthase ThiC: MATQLEQAREGTVTPAMERVAERENRDPSFVREQVAAGQAVIPANHHHEALDPMIIGREFATKVNANIGTSETTSDRAGELQKLHAAVHHGADTVMDLSTGGDLDGVREANVTHSPVPLGTVPIYEAVTRVEDVTDITPEILLDVIEKQARQGVDYMTIHAGVLAEHLPLTDGRKTGIVSRGGSILAQWMEENGAQNPLYTHFEAICEILRTHDVTVSLGDGLRPGCLADASDAAQFAELDTLGELTRAAWDDGVQVMVEGPGHVPLDEVRPNVERQQEVCDGAPFYLLGPLVTDIAPGYDHITSAIGAAEAARAGAAMLCYVTPKEHLGLPDAEDVRDGLAAYRIAAHAGDVATGKQGARDWDDALSEARYEFDWRRQFELALDPERARDYHDQTLPEDNYKEARFCSMCGAEFCSMRIDQDARDADGAGEMGDRDTERTDLDGSPAAEVNLPPAGTHDASDVPDLPDALKSDSGGVSEADD, encoded by the coding sequence ATGGCGACACAACTCGAACAGGCGCGTGAGGGAACGGTCACTCCGGCGATGGAGCGGGTCGCCGAGCGCGAGAACCGTGACCCGTCGTTCGTCCGCGAGCAGGTGGCGGCGGGGCAGGCGGTCATCCCCGCGAACCACCATCACGAGGCGTTGGACCCGATGATAATCGGTCGGGAGTTCGCCACGAAAGTCAACGCGAACATCGGCACCAGCGAGACGACGAGCGACCGGGCGGGCGAACTGCAGAAACTCCACGCCGCAGTCCACCACGGCGCGGACACGGTGATGGACCTCTCGACGGGCGGCGACTTGGACGGGGTCAGGGAAGCGAACGTCACCCACTCGCCGGTGCCGCTGGGCACCGTCCCCATCTACGAGGCAGTCACGCGCGTCGAGGACGTGACGGACATCACGCCCGAGATACTGCTCGATGTCATCGAGAAACAGGCCCGGCAGGGCGTCGACTACATGACGATTCACGCGGGCGTCCTCGCCGAACACCTGCCGCTGACCGACGGCCGGAAGACGGGCATCGTCTCCCGCGGCGGGTCCATCCTCGCACAGTGGATGGAGGAGAACGGTGCGCAGAACCCACTTTACACGCACTTCGAGGCTATCTGCGAGATACTCCGCACCCACGATGTCACCGTCAGCCTCGGCGACGGCCTCCGACCGGGGTGTCTCGCCGACGCCAGCGACGCGGCGCAGTTCGCCGAACTGGACACGCTCGGCGAGTTGACCCGGGCCGCGTGGGACGACGGCGTGCAGGTCATGGTCGAGGGGCCGGGCCACGTTCCGCTGGACGAGGTCCGACCGAACGTCGAACGCCAGCAGGAGGTGTGTGACGGCGCGCCCTTCTACCTGCTCGGGCCGCTGGTCACCGACATCGCCCCGGGATACGACCACATCACGAGTGCCATCGGGGCGGCCGAGGCGGCGCGGGCGGGCGCGGCGATGCTCTGTTACGTCACGCCCAAGGAACACCTCGGCCTGCCGGACGCCGAGGACGTGCGCGACGGCCTGGCGGCCTACCGCATCGCCGCCCACGCCGGTGACGTGGCCACAGGCAAACAGGGCGCGCGCGACTGGGACGACGCCCTCTCGGAGGCCCGCTACGAGTTCGACTGGCGGCGGCAGTTCGAACTCGCCTTGGACCCCGAGCGCGCCCGCGACTACCACGACCAGACGCTCCCGGAAGACAACTACAAGGAGGCGCGCTTCTGCTCGATGTGCGGGGCCGAGTTCTGCTCGATGCGCATCGACCAGGACGCCCGGGACGCCGACGGCGCGGGCGAGATGGGCGACCGCGACACGGAGCGGACGGACCTCGACGGGTCTCCGGCCGCCGAGGTCAACCTCCCGCCGGCGGGGACCCACGACGCCAGCGACGTGCCGGACCTGCCCGACGCCCTGAAATCAGACAGCGGCGGCGTCAGCGAAGCCGACGACTGA
- a CDS encoding HalOD1 output domain-containing protein: protein MGTGDTPDDETEESGHQSLEYQTNWDRSDPDTISSTIVRAVATTKDVDPTGIVTPLNETLNADALVNVLASGAGNGNITITFDFADRQVTARDDGQITVRAAE, encoded by the coding sequence ATGGGGACAGGGGACACCCCCGACGACGAGACAGAGGAGTCAGGACATCAGTCCCTAGAGTATCAGACCAACTGGGACCGCTCGGACCCCGACACCATTTCAAGTACTATCGTCCGGGCCGTCGCGACAACGAAGGATGTCGACCCGACGGGTATCGTCACGCCACTCAACGAGACGCTCAACGCCGACGCACTCGTAAACGTTCTCGCCTCCGGAGCAGGCAACGGTAACATCACCATCACGTTCGACTTCGCCGACCGGCAGGTCACTGCCCGCGACGACGGCCAGATTACCGTCCGTGCCGCCGAATAA
- a CDS encoding helix-turn-helix domain-containing protein has product MTVVARIALAPSSFALGRAFETIPDVTVTAKCVVPISSATMPYFWVETTDGAGVAERLCEVERVEDVSVLDETESQSLLKVTWAEEPDDVLPVMSDTDAVALDVARETDTWVFRLQFPASDSLSTFNHRCRERGVEVSLERVYQSTGAGEPRDGLTPAQRELLATALEVGYFEVPRQTTLRELGDGLGISDSAASQRLRRGLSTFLADNLRTGENEPTE; this is encoded by the coding sequence ATGACTGTCGTCGCACGTATCGCGCTCGCGCCGTCGTCGTTCGCGCTCGGTCGGGCGTTCGAGACGATTCCCGACGTGACGGTCACGGCCAAGTGCGTCGTTCCTATCTCGTCGGCGACGATGCCCTACTTCTGGGTGGAGACGACGGACGGGGCGGGAGTCGCCGAACGTCTCTGTGAGGTCGAACGGGTCGAGGACGTGAGCGTCCTCGACGAGACGGAATCACAGTCGCTCCTGAAGGTCACGTGGGCCGAGGAACCCGACGACGTTCTCCCGGTCATGTCCGACACCGACGCGGTGGCCCTCGACGTGGCCCGCGAGACGGACACGTGGGTGTTCAGACTCCAGTTCCCGGCGTCCGACTCCCTGTCGACGTTCAACCACCGGTGCCGCGAGCGCGGTGTCGAGGTGTCCCTCGAGCGGGTGTATCAGTCCACCGGTGCCGGTGAGCCACGGGACGGACTGACGCCGGCACAGCGTGAACTGCTGGCCACGGCACTGGAGGTGGGGTACTTCGAGGTGCCACGGCAGACGACGCTCAGGGAACTCGGGGACGGCCTCGGCATCTCCGACTCCGCGGCCTCACAGCGATTGCGGCGTGGACTCTCGACGTTTCTCGCGGACAACCTCCGAACTGGCGAGAACGAACCGACGGAGTGA
- a CDS encoding NYN domain-containing protein — translation MGFVRRLLGGETTRVGLFVDGPNVLRSEFDVDLADVREAAAGEGRLAVTRLYLDEHASSGLIQAAEANGFEVVTTSGDVDVKLAVDATAAVADGDIDVLAVASRDTDFKPVVEAAARRGVRTFAIAPGEYGRSDALRTAAHDAVTLE, via the coding sequence ATGGGATTCGTGCGTCGACTGCTCGGCGGGGAGACGACCCGGGTCGGTCTGTTCGTGGACGGACCGAACGTCCTGCGCTCCGAGTTCGATGTCGACCTCGCGGACGTCCGCGAGGCGGCCGCTGGAGAGGGGCGTCTCGCGGTCACTCGCCTCTACCTCGACGAACACGCCTCGTCCGGACTGATACAGGCCGCCGAGGCCAACGGGTTCGAGGTGGTGACGACCAGCGGCGACGTAGACGTGAAACTCGCCGTGGACGCGACGGCGGCCGTCGCCGACGGCGATATCGACGTACTCGCCGTCGCCTCCCGGGACACCGACTTCAAGCCCGTCGTGGAAGCCGCCGCGCGGCGGGGTGTCCGGACGTTCGCCATCGCGCCCGGCGAGTACGGCCGGTCGGACGCGCTCCGAACCGCCGCCCACGACGCCGTGACGCTAGAGTGA
- a CDS encoding TatD family hydrolase, whose translation MDELDTPVLDNHMHLDPVNGRNTAAVEEFAAMGGTHLLVLNKPSWHLGVEVETPADFRAVFEMTIDAVADATEVLDGRAWPVLGVHPTLISQLLDRGFTAEEAGELMRGGLDVAAEYVAEGPALALKSGRPHYEVTEDVWAASNETMRHAFELGAETGCAVQLHTEGGEDFTDVAEWAENSGLARERVVKHYAGGRVAGPTPSVLSDEDELEVAAEAGDPFLMETDFIDDPDRPGAVLGPKTVPRRVRWLLDSGYEAAVENAHVETPARVYGIDTRATLSN comes from the coding sequence ATGGACGAACTCGACACGCCGGTACTGGACAACCACATGCATCTGGACCCGGTGAACGGCCGGAACACGGCGGCTGTCGAGGAGTTCGCGGCGATGGGCGGGACGCACTTGCTCGTCCTCAACAAACCCTCGTGGCACCTCGGCGTCGAGGTGGAGACGCCCGCGGACTTCCGGGCGGTGTTCGAGATGACTATCGACGCCGTGGCGGACGCCACGGAGGTCCTCGACGGCCGGGCGTGGCCGGTGCTGGGCGTCCACCCGACGCTCATCTCGCAACTGCTCGACCGTGGGTTCACCGCCGAGGAAGCGGGGGAGTTGATGCGCGGCGGGTTGGACGTCGCCGCCGAGTACGTCGCCGAGGGGCCGGCTCTCGCGCTCAAATCCGGGCGACCCCACTACGAGGTGACCGAGGACGTGTGGGCGGCGTCGAACGAGACGATGCGACACGCCTTCGAGCTCGGTGCCGAGACGGGCTGTGCCGTGCAACTCCACACCGAGGGCGGCGAGGACTTCACCGACGTCGCCGAGTGGGCCGAGAACAGCGGCCTCGCCCGCGAGCGCGTTGTCAAACACTACGCCGGGGGGCGCGTGGCGGGGCCGACGCCGAGCGTCCTGAGCGACGAGGACGAACTCGAAGTCGCCGCCGAGGCGGGCGACCCGTTCCTCATGGAGACGGACTTCATCGACGACCCAGACCGACCCGGGGCGGTCCTCGGTCCCAAGACTGTGCCGCGCCGGGTCCGCTGGCTGCTCGATTCGGGGTACGAGGCGGCCGTCGAGAACGCACACGTCGAGACGCCAGCACGCGTCTACGGCATCGACACCCGGGCAACGCTGTCGAATTGA
- a CDS encoding DUF2150 family protein: MSEPPGEFYTPDRWQNWIDRIDEEDIDPEDEDSARLLLNLQDDTAIAVAKILTAYDEGHIDEEETLEELADVREIVLAEVDIPDEEKVMLVDGVQTSLVPVFYAAEEYVAGGVAEEGTVADYIHAAADAESEEDPDAALGYCAQAGTLIIDGEDLPMDVAEELEFGLVAEWVNGLDSLQTAMSDPEVVEEDDA, encoded by the coding sequence ATGAGTGAACCGCCGGGAGAGTTCTACACGCCGGACCGTTGGCAGAACTGGATCGACAGAATCGACGAGGAGGACATCGACCCCGAGGACGAGGACTCGGCGCGACTTCTGTTGAACCTCCAGGACGACACCGCCATCGCGGTGGCGAAGATACTCACGGCCTACGACGAGGGCCACATCGACGAGGAGGAGACGCTGGAAGAACTCGCCGACGTGCGCGAAATCGTCCTCGCGGAGGTCGACATCCCCGACGAGGAGAAGGTGATGCTGGTGGACGGCGTCCAGACGTCGCTCGTTCCGGTGTTCTACGCCGCCGAGGAGTACGTCGCCGGTGGCGTCGCCGAGGAGGGCACCGTCGCCGACTACATCCACGCGGCCGCCGACGCGGAGAGCGAGGAGGACCCGGACGCGGCACTGGGCTACTGCGCACAGGCCGGGACGCTCATCATCGACGGCGAGGACCTCCCGATGGACGTGGCCGAGGAGTTGGAGTTCGGACTCGTCGCGGAGTGGGTCAACGGCCTCGACAGCCTCCAGACGGCCATGAGCGACCCCGAAGTCGTCGAAGAGGACGACGCCTGA
- a CDS encoding type IV pilin, whose amino-acid sequence MATRAQSETVGVVLLVAVVVTLVGLVSAVALSDIGGDEGPLADLDVSANETNLTVEHRGGDDLAVGDLAIVLRSSSESRRVTVDRINLTDRNGDGQFGLGDRIVRAHGLDGDSANVAVVHTPSNTVLLDEAVSLRDPDF is encoded by the coding sequence ATGGCCACGCGCGCACAGTCCGAGACAGTCGGCGTCGTGTTGCTCGTCGCCGTCGTCGTCACCCTCGTCGGACTGGTGAGTGCCGTCGCACTCTCGGACATCGGCGGCGACGAGGGACCGCTCGCTGACCTCGACGTGAGCGCGAACGAGACGAACCTGACCGTCGAACACCGGGGCGGCGACGACCTCGCCGTCGGTGACCTCGCTATCGTCCTCCGCTCGTCGTCGGAGTCCCGGCGCGTCACCGTCGATAGAATCAACCTGACCGACAGGAACGGTGACGGGCAGTTCGGCCTCGGTGACCGCATCGTCCGTGCCCACGGACTCGACGGCGACAGCGCGAACGTCGCCGTCGTCCACACGCCGTCGAACACGGTGTTGCTCGACGAGGCGGTGTCGTTGCGCGACCCGGACTTCTGA
- the hmgB gene encoding hydroxymethylglutaryl-CoA synthase translates to MTGVGIDAVEIRTGKLKLDLAETFAPAKGEEPGKYTKGLGLHASSFPDEFEDIVTMGANAAHQLMERKGLEPADIGRIDVATESAFDNSKPVSTYIAGCLEQVFDGDFHHANKGERKFACIAGTQSLDDAYNWIRAGRNRGRSALVVCTDTALYARGDPGEATQGAGAVAMLISEDPDLVELSTEQGYGSADETDFLKPNQQFPSVDGKRSVQVYLARMREAVEDFESVAGTIHPDDFELLPFHTPFPGMVRKAAALAYRHMIRDTEIEETLAEDIGRQPRPEAFDTEEAYLDAMGEYTDQLVETEQYTEWYDRAVDPTLDISREVGNWYTGSVHVARVSGLKHALEAGLDLTGKRLGVASYGSGAQAEVHAETVQPGWEAEIAQLDIEEQMADRYELSFEEYERVHDIHNHDKETEADPLTTPEGEFVFDGWGRMGERKYRYVE, encoded by the coding sequence ATGACAGGGGTCGGTATCGACGCCGTCGAGATACGCACCGGGAAGCTGAAACTGGACCTCGCCGAGACGTTCGCGCCAGCGAAGGGCGAGGAGCCCGGCAAGTACACGAAGGGGTTGGGACTGCACGCGAGTTCGTTCCCCGACGAGTTCGAGGACATCGTGACGATGGGTGCCAACGCCGCCCACCAACTGATGGAGCGGAAGGGGCTCGAACCGGCCGACATCGGCCGCATCGACGTCGCCACCGAGAGCGCGTTCGACAACTCCAAACCCGTCTCGACGTACATCGCCGGGTGTCTGGAGCAGGTGTTCGACGGCGACTTCCACCACGCCAACAAGGGCGAACGCAAGTTCGCCTGCATCGCGGGCACGCAGAGTCTGGACGACGCCTACAATTGGATTCGTGCGGGGCGGAACCGCGGGCGGTCGGCACTGGTCGTCTGTACCGACACCGCGCTGTACGCGCGCGGTGACCCGGGCGAGGCCACGCAGGGTGCGGGCGCGGTGGCGATGCTCATCAGCGAGGACCCCGACTTGGTCGAACTCTCGACCGAACAGGGCTACGGGAGTGCCGACGAGACGGACTTCCTCAAGCCCAACCAGCAGTTCCCCTCGGTAGACGGCAAGCGGTCAGTCCAAGTGTACCTCGCACGCATGCGCGAGGCGGTGGAGGACTTCGAGAGCGTCGCCGGGACCATCCACCCCGACGACTTCGAGTTGCTCCCGTTCCACACGCCGTTCCCCGGGATGGTTCGGAAAGCCGCCGCGCTGGCCTACCGGCACATGATTCGCGACACCGAAATCGAGGAGACGCTCGCCGAGGACATCGGCCGCCAGCCCCGACCGGAAGCGTTCGACACCGAGGAAGCGTACCTCGACGCGATGGGCGAGTACACCGACCAGCTAGTCGAAACCGAGCAGTACACCGAGTGGTACGACCGGGCCGTCGACCCGACGCTCGACATCAGCCGAGAGGTTGGCAACTGGTACACCGGGAGTGTCCACGTCGCCCGCGTGAGCGGCCTCAAACACGCGCTGGAGGCGGGGCTGGACCTGACGGGCAAGCGTCTCGGCGTCGCCTCCTACGGGAGCGGTGCCCAAGCGGAGGTCCACGCCGAAACCGTCCAACCCGGCTGGGAAGCGGAGATAGCACAGTTGGACATCGAGGAGCAGATGGCCGACCGGTACGAACTCAGCTTCGAGGAGTACGAGCGCGTCCACGACATCCACAACCACGACAAGGAGACGGAGGCGGACCCGCTCACGACGCCCGAGGGTGAGTTCGTCTTCGACGGCTGGGGCCGGATGGGCGAGCGGAAGTATCGCTACGTCGAGTAA
- a CDS encoding helix-turn-helix domain-containing protein — protein sequence MARGPRRELAERIAGEITLSDDPGATLRKWRTDFDVSQTELADHLDVSPSVVSDYESGRRQSPGIGFVDRVVQALLDIDERRGGGRIRQHARVLSAGFESDIVHDLREYPATIPLSRYYDAIDATEIVAGGQDTVAGHTVIDSIEAITRLSSEEFYRLYGQSTNRALVFTSVTRGESPLVAMRVVTPTPNAVVLHGISEDDLWEHAPDLARIDGFSLAVTTLDLPDLLDGLGELP from the coding sequence ATGGCCCGTGGGCCACGCCGCGAACTCGCCGAGCGCATCGCCGGCGAGATAACTCTCAGCGACGACCCCGGTGCGACCCTCCGGAAGTGGCGCACGGACTTCGACGTGTCACAGACGGAACTCGCCGACCACCTCGACGTGTCTCCCTCCGTGGTCTCTGACTACGAGAGCGGACGCCGACAGAGTCCGGGCATCGGCTTCGTCGACCGGGTGGTGCAGGCCCTCCTCGACATCGACGAACGCCGCGGCGGCGGGCGCATCCGCCAGCACGCGCGGGTCCTCTCGGCCGGGTTCGAGAGCGACATCGTCCACGACTTGCGGGAGTATCCGGCGACCATCCCGCTCTCGCGGTACTACGATGCCATCGACGCGACCGAAATCGTCGCCGGCGGACAGGACACCGTGGCCGGGCACACCGTCATCGACAGCATCGAAGCCATCACGCGCCTCTCCAGCGAGGAGTTCTACCGCCTGTACGGTCAATCGACCAACCGCGCGCTGGTGTTCACCAGCGTCACGCGCGGCGAGTCACCCCTCGTGGCGATGCGCGTCGTCACGCCGACGCCCAACGCCGTCGTCCTCCACGGTATCTCCGAGGACGACCTCTGGGAACACGCGCCCGACTTGGCCCGCATCGACGGCTTCTCGCTCGCCGTCACGACGCTCGACCTCCCGGACCTGCTGGACGGCCTCGGGGAGCTACCGTGA
- a CDS encoding CopG family ribbon-helix-helix protein, with protein MTVVSVSMPDELVERIDEFAETHGYTGRSEVFREASRNLLNEFEDKRLEDRDLMAVVTVMFDYETTSVEEKMMHLRHDHEGLVAANFHSHVGDHYCMELFVLEGRLDAISAFVGKVRATKDTLSVDYSVLPVDDIGMVS; from the coding sequence ATGACAGTCGTCAGCGTGTCGATGCCGGACGAGTTGGTCGAGCGAATCGACGAGTTCGCCGAAACGCACGGCTACACGGGCCGAAGCGAGGTGTTCCGGGAGGCATCGCGGAACCTCCTCAACGAGTTCGAGGACAAGCGACTGGAAGACCGCGACCTGATGGCCGTCGTCACGGTCATGTTCGACTACGAGACGACGAGCGTCGAGGAGAAGATGATGCACCTGCGCCACGACCACGAGGGTCTCGTCGCCGCGAACTTCCACAGCCACGTCGGCGACCACTACTGCATGGAACTGTTCGTGTTGGAGGGGCGACTCGACGCGATTTCCGCGTTCGTCGGGAAGGTCAGGGCGACGAAGGACACGCTCTCCGTGGATTACTCGGTGCTCCCGGTGGACGACATCGGGATGGTCTCCTGA